In Xyrauchen texanus isolate HMW12.3.18 chromosome 14, RBS_HiC_50CHRs, whole genome shotgun sequence, the following are encoded in one genomic region:
- the LOC127654599 gene encoding ladderlectin-like, protein MEVMITLLLLFSTFSLGNTEVEECPFGWTPFGEKCYKYFSPQVDWITAEKNCQSRDSNLAPVRSQVENEFLLSLVPVSARCWIGGHDGVKDGQWLWSDGTTFDYTNWCSNEPSGGTATCLEMNWTNKRCWKDQPFSTPMGYICAKSM, encoded by the exons ATGGAAGTGATGATAACTCTTCTGCTTCTCTTCAGTACATTTTCTCTGGGGAATACAGAAG TTGAAGAGTGCCCCTTTGGATGGACGCCTTTTGGCGAGAAATGCTACAAATACTTCTCTCCACAAGTTGACTGGATCACAGCTGAG AAAAACTGTCAAAGCCGTGACTCCAATCTTGCACCTGTGCGAAGTCAAGTGGAAAATGAATTTCTGCTCAGTCTGGTGCCTGTTTCTGCACGTTGTTGGATTGGTGGTCATGATGGGGTAAAG GATGGACAATGGTTGTGGAGTGATGGGACCACCTTTGACTACACCAACTGGTGCTCTAATGAACCTAGTGGGGGTACTGCGACCTGCTTGGAAATGAACTGGACCA ATAAACGTTGCTGGAAAGATCAACCCTTTTCAACTCCAATGGGCTATATTTGTGCTAAAAGCATGTGA